Part of the Flavobacterium sp. KS-LB2 genome is shown below.
ATTATCAATATAAACGGTTCCTGCTGGTGCACCAGACAGTACTAATTGAGCAATGTGTCCTTTGGTTGTTAAACCCGTAAATTCTGAAAATGGGATATCATAACTGTTCCATCCCGATAAATTAGGCGTACGCGTTACTTCAAACTCTACATCATCTCCTCCTTGGTACACGCCATTGGCACCAAAATCAACTAATTTAACTCGAAAAGCGGTCAAATCAGGTGTCCATACATCAATATGGAAATACAGCATTTGTGTAGCGTCTATCGTTCCTGTAGCGTCTACTCCAAAATAATTCAAATTCGTATATTTCTTAGTATCATTTCCAGCAATTTGCATATCTGTCAAAGTACTTCCAACTGACCAATCTGTTCTCCAAGTCGTGACAGGAACATTTGTGTAAGTATTACTAAACATAGATATAACATTTGCTGCCGGCGTTGTAGGTATTGGTGCAGCAACAGTAGGTTCTGTTGGCGCGACTACTACGGTTGATTTATAGAAGTAAAAATTATCTAAATACACTGTTGTTCCTGATGGTGTAGATGACAAACTCATTTGAAATACATTGCTAAAGTTTATCCCTGGAAAGTTAGCAGCATTTAAAATCACATCAAAGCTATTCCATCCTGCTGCAATTGTTAAAGTCACTCCAGATTCTACAGGACCAGGATTTATAAGATTAATTTTTACCGAAGTGGCACTTGAAGACCATAAATCAACATGCATTTTAGTCATATCAGAAAGATCAAAGACCTCAGCACCTGGTAATGTTATTCCTTGATAATTAAAATTACTTAGTTTTCTTGTGTTATTAGTTGCAATAAGCTCATCTGTCACATCTGTAGACTGACCCCAACATTTACACCAATCTCCCGCTTTATAAACCGCATAAGCTTCACTATAAATAGATTTCACATCAGTTGCAACTCTCACTGGAGGTGTTGGAGCAGCTTCAGTAGGTGCTGTTGCCGCAACTGGAGCAGTTATTTTTGCAGAAAAAGTAATATTATCCACATAACAGACATGATCAGCCGATCTTGTAGTTCCTTCAGGGATAAAATCAGGAAACACAATGATTTGATCAATTCCGGTAGAAACACCTTCGCCTATTTTCCCGGCAAAGTTGAATGTCAACTCCTCCCATTCGTTTATTTTAGTATTAGTAACGGTAATTTCTCCCGTAGAACCACCATCAGGTCGTGCTAATTTAATACCCACTTTACTGATGACATCTTTATATACCATCATTTTAATAGTACTGTTCGTTTCATTTAATGTAAAAGTACCAATCCCATTAGTACCAGAAGCATGAGCCGTTTCAAAACCAGTATACCAGGCGCCTGCAACCAAAGCAGTAAATTTAGCTGCTGTATTAGACGTATTGATTCCTGTTTTGTCAGGGTTTGATGCCAATAATGAAGCAGTTGATCCTCCTGAAGGATTATCAAAAGAAGTCAAAACCCAAGTAGATCCATATTCCCCTGTTTCAAAAGTAACGGGTGCGTATGGGGCTGTAGCCGGAGGAGCTACTATAGCAACTTTATTAAAATAAACATTATCTATAAAGATTGTTCCTGGTGAACCCGAGAAAACAAACTGTGCAATATGCGCTTTTGTCGTAAGTCCTGTAAATTCTGAAAGCGGAATTTCTAGGCTGTTCCAACCACTTAAAGTTAAAGTACGAGTTATTTCAAACTCCTTATCATCGCCACCCTGATAGGCACCATCAGCACCAAAATCAACTATCTTCACTTTGAATGTGGTCACATCTGGAGTCCAAACATCAATATGAAAGTTAAGCATTGCTGAAGCATCAATTTTATTAGCTTCAGTAATTACCCCAAAATAACTTAAGTCAGTATATTTTTTAGTGTCATTTCCAGCCACTTGAATATCTGACAAAACATTTCCAGATTGCCCCCAATCCGCTCTCCAATTATCAACTGTAACATTAGTGTAAGGATTACTAAATAAAGAAATAACATCAGCAGCAGCTACTGTAGGTGTTGGTGCAGCTATTATTGGAGTTGTAGCTGCGGGTTTTGCAGAAAAAGTAACATTATCAAAATAACTAGTAGTTTCAGCAGTTCTCGCATTAAAATCTAAAAAGAAGATAATTTGATCAATATTGATGGTTTCAAACAACCCTATTTTCCCTGAGAAGTCAAATGTCAATTCTTCCCATTCGTTAATTTTAGTGTTAGCCACTTTAATTTCTTGTTGCGCACCACCATTTGCTATTGCAAATTTGATGGCCACATCACTAATAACAGATTTATAGACCATTATTTTAATTATGCTATTGGAAGTACTCAAAGTAAAAGTACCAATACCATTTGCTCCAGAAGCGTGGGCTGTTTCAAATCCGGCGTATGGAGCCGCACCTGAAACCGTTGTTCCAGCTATAAATTTCCCTACCGTTGCTGAACTGTTAATTCCGCCTGGAAATGGATTAGGAACTTTAGAATATCCAGCTCCACTTCCATTTTCAAAAGTGGCAAATGACCATGTAGAACCGAACTCTCCGTTCTCAAAGGTTATTGGTGCGTTTTGTGAAAACCCTATTGAAAAAACCAATAGGAAAATGAATAAAGTAATGTTCTTCATAATTTTGAGTTTATAGTTATTCTCAAATTTATGAATCTATTGTATTGTGATTTTAAATTATAAGTATCTAAAAACTATACAACACCCCAAAGAAATCCTACTATCAAAAATAACAGTAAATAGTACTGCAACTGAGGCTTAGCTCTATTTTACAAGACACTAATAAAGAAAAACAAAACTTCATTACACTACGATGTTGTGGTAATGTTATGGTGAATTCCTATTTCAATCACTTTATTTTTAAATAAAACATAATTTATTATTAAATAAAAAACCATAATCACAAAAAAATACAGAAATAAATACATAATTATAAGTGAGATTACTTAAAAAAATCCCGCAATGTAATTAAACAAGGCGGGATTAAATAACACTATATGTTTACTAAGCAATATTACAACTCCAATGCTTTTTTAGGATTGTTATCCATCAATAATTCCATTGGATTTTCTAACGCTTCTTTTACAGCTACTAAGAAACCAACAGACTCACGACCGTCAATAATTCTATGGTCATAAGACAACGCTACATACATCATTGGGTGAATTTCTACTTTACCGTTTACAGCAATTGGACGCTCAATAATATTGTGCATACCCAAAATTCCTGATTGTGGAGGATTGATAATTGGCGTAGATAACATACTTCCAAAAACACCACCGTTAGTAATCGTGAAGGTTCCTCCAGTCATATCATCTACTGTGATTTGTCCGTCACGTGCTTTTAATGCTAATCTTTTAATATCTGCTTCAACCCCACGAAAAGTCAAGTTCTCTGCATTACGAACTACAGGAACCATTAATCCTTTTGGCCCTGAAACCGCAATTGAAATGTCACAAAAATCGAAAGCAATCTTATGATCACCATCCATCATTGAATTTACATCTGGAAATAATTGCAATGCTCTAGTTACTGCTTTGGTAAAGAAAGACATGTATCCTAAACCAATTCCACCATGTTTTGCCTTAAACGCATCTTTGTATTCGTTACGAATCATATTGATTGGCGTCATGTTTACTTCGTTGAAAGTAGTCAACATGGCTGTTTCGTTTTTGGCAGCAACTAATCTTTCTGCTACTTTACGACGCAACATCGATAATTTAGTTCGCTCTGTTCCACGAGATCCACCAGTAGGAGTTCCCATTGAAGGCACTGCATTTACAGCATCATCTTTAGTAATTCTTCCGTCTTTTCCAGTTCCTGTTATGGAAGCTGGTGCTATATTTTTTTCGTCTAATATTTTTCTTGCCGCTGGAGATGGAGTTCCTGAAGCGTAAGTTGCTGCTGGAGCTACTGCTACTGGAGTCGCTTTTGGAGCTTCTGCTTTAACTTCAGCTTTTGGAGCTTCAACTGCAGCCACTGGCGCGTCACCTGACGGTTTTGCTGCACTAGTATCGATTAAACAAACTACCGCTCCTACTGCTACTGCATCGCCTTCTTCTGCTTTTAAAGTAATGATTCCGCTTGCTTCTGCTGGCAATTCTAATGTTGCTTTATCAGAATCAACCTCAGCAATTGCTTGGTCTTTCTCTACATAATCTCCGTCTTTTACCAACCAAGTTGCAATTTCAACTTCTTTTATAGATTCCCCTGGTGATGGGACTTTCATTTCTAAAATCATCTTTCTTTTAGTTTAAAGTTTAAAGTTAAATCATTTAAAGTTTAAGGTTTAAAGTTCTACAAATGGGACTTTAAACCTTAAACTTTAAACTTTTTTCTATCTAAATAAATTTTTATCAAACACCATTTTTATGGCATCAGCATGACGGCGTTTTGCTCTGGTGTAACTTCCTGCGGCCGGAGCTGCATAAGCCTTAAGAGAAGCTAATCTCCATTTTACTAGATCAAAATTCATCAACATATAGCTGTAAGCGCCCATATTTTTTGGTTCTTCTTGTGCCCAAACGTAATCATCGGCATCTGGATATTGCGCTATAATTGCTTTTAATTGCTCAACAGGCAATGGGAATAATTGTTCTATCCTAACAACTGCGACATCTTTACGTCCATTATTTTCTCTTTCAGCGATGATGTCATAATAAAATTTACCAGTACAGAAAACCAATGTTTTCACATCTGCTTTGTTTACAGTTGCATCATCAATTGTTTCTTGAAAACTTCCGCTTGCTAACTCTTCTACTGTAGAAACACATCTTGGATCACGCAACAAACTCTTTGGTGTAAAGACAACAAGTGGTTTACGGAAAGTTGTTTTCATTTGTCTTCTTAACAAGTGAAAGAAGTTGGCTGGCGTTGTACAATCGGCAACATACATATTATGTCTGGCGCAAAGTTGTAAATAACGCTCCATTCTTGCTGAGGAATGCTCAGCTCCTTGGCCTTCGTATCCGTGTGGCAATAGTAAAACAATTCCGTTTTGATTGTTCCATTTGTCTTCTCCACAAGAAATGTATTGATCAATCATAATTTGGGCTCCATTACTGAAATCTCCAAACTGTGCTTCCCAAATGGTTAAAGCATTAGGATTAGCTAATGCATATCCGTAATCAAAACCAAGTACGCCATATTCTGACAAAAGAGAATTAAAAATATTGAATTTTCCAGTAGCTCCTTCTAAATTACTTAGCAAGGTTACTTCTTCTTCAGAATCTTCTACTTTCACTACTGCGTGGCGGTGAGAGAAAGTTCCACGCTCCACATCTTGGCCAGAAATACGGATGTCATACCCTTCTGTCAAAAGAGAACCGTATGCTAATGTTTCAGCAGTACCCCAATCTACGGCGTTGTTATCGTAACCGGTTTTTCTATCAGAGACAATTTTACTTATCTTATTGATAAATTTCTTGTCTGTAGGTAAAGTTGAAACCGTTTTTATAATAGAATCTAGCGTTTCTTTTGAAAATGAAGTGTCGTAATTTTGCAACATTTGTGTATCCGTAACCTGCTCAAAACCTTTCCACTCATTTTTCATGAATGGGGTTATGATAGTTAAATCTTTCTTACGGGATTCCTCTAAGTTTACTTCTAACTTAGATTTGTATTCTTGCTCTAATCCTTTTACAAAAGTAGCATCAATTACTCCGTCAGCAAGTAATTTCTCCATGTAAATATCTCTTGGATTCTTATGCTTAGCAATGATTTTATAAAGAACGGGCTGCGTAAAACGAGGCTCATCCCCTTCATTGTGTCCGTACTTTCTATACCCAAGCAAATCGATAAAAACGTCACGCCCAAATTGCATTCTAAAATCTAATGCAAATGACATTGCGTGTACTACTGCCTCAGCATCATCAGCATTGACATGCAATACTGGCGAAAGCGTTACTTTGGCAACATCTGTACAATACGTAGATGAACGCGCATCTAAGTAATTGGTTGTAAAACCAACTTGATTATTAATTACTATATGTATAGTCCCTCCGGTTTTGTAACCGTCAAGTTGCGCCATTTGTATAATTTCATATAAAATCCCCTGACCAGCAATAGCTGCATCACCGTGAACGGCAATAGGCAATACTTTAGAGAAATCGTTAGGGAAATATTTATCTTGTTTTGCTCTTGTAATTCCTTCAATCACTGCGCCAACTGTTTCAAGGTGTGAAGGATTTGGAGCCAAATTGATATTTATATTTTTTCCAGTGCTAGTAACTTTGTCAGCCGTAAGTCCTAAATGGTACTTTACGTCTCCGTCAAAATATTCCTGGTCGTAATCTTTACCATCAAATTCACCGAAGATATCTTGAGTAGATTTTCCAAAAATATTTGCCAAAACATTCAAACGGCCTCGGTGTGCCATTCCCATTACAAATTGTTCAACTCCTTTTTCAGCTGCTTTTTCAATTAAAGCGTCTAAAGCTGGAATGATTGATTCTCCACCTTCAAGAGAAAAACGTTTTTGACCTACATATTTAGTATGTAAAAAGTTTTCAAAAGAAACGGCTTGGTTTAATTTATTCAGAATTGATTTCTTTTCTTCCAAAGAAAATTTAGGTTGGTTGTCATTGACACCTAATTTTTTCTGAATCCACTCTACCACTTCTGGCTTACGAATGTACATGTACTCTACCCCAATATGCTGACAATAAATAGTATCAAGGTGAGTTATAATTTCTTGAAGGGTACAAGGCTGTATATTAATCACTTTTGCCGCATCAAAAACAGTATTTAAATCTGCTGCTGAAAGTCCAAAATTAGTGATTTCAAGTGTAGGAGATGAAGTTCTTCTTTCACGAACGGGATTTGTCTTCGTAAACAAATGCCCTCTAGAACGGTAGCCATCTATTAATTTCAATACATTAAATTCCTTTTGAAGCTTATCTGATACTAAATTAATATCTGAGTTATTTGCTGCAAAATTAGCGATTTGCTCCACCTTGTTTTCCTCATTGTAAGTCGTCATCCCAAAGTCAAAACCTTGAAAAAAACTCCTCCAACTTGGCTCAACGCTATCTGGATTCTCTAAATATTGATCGTATAATTGTGCGAAAAATTCGGTGTGTGCTGCGTTTAAAAATGAAAACCTATCCATAATATTTAGTGAATATACTTTTTTGTTAAAATAGTTTGGCAAAAGTACAATAATAGAATAAATTTATAATTTATTTTAAGATACTTTTACATTGAAAAATGTTAAAAAACTGAAAACTTATGACACAGAATAGCTTTTTAGACGATTCCAAATCAATATTAGTACTCATTACTCTATTTTTTTCAAGTTGTCTCTTTGCACAACAAAATACAACACCTCAGAAAACGCAAAATGAGTTTTGGAGGAATGTGCAATTTGGAGGCGGAATTGGCTTAGGCTTTGGCTCTGGATATACAGACATTTCAGTAGCTCCGAGTGCTATTTATAATTTCAATGAATATGTAGCTTTAGGTGTTGGCCTTCAGTATAAATACTTAAAGCAAAAGGATTTTTATGCATCCCATTTATATGGAGGGAGTATTATAGGTCTTTTTAATCCAATACAAGAAATCCAACTTTCGGCAGAACTAGAGCAATTAAGAGTCAATGTAAATTTAGATGGATCAAATAGCAATTCACAAGATTACTGGAATACGGGATTATTTATTGGTGCGGGATACCGATCTGGAAATGCAACAATTGGGGTGCGTTACAATGTTTTAACGGATAAAAATAATATTTACGGCAGCGCATTTATGCCGTTTATTAGATTTTATTTTTAACTCCGTTAAACTCACAATTATCTTACTCTAATTTTCCAGTTTCTGAAGCACTCGGAGAGGAATACTTATTCCTAAACCATACTTTTTGCCATTCTCTTTTTAGAATTAAAAAAGCAACATCTTCGGACAAAACAACCAAATCAGAACCATCGAGTTTTTTTATTTCTTCTTCGGAAACATCGATTATGTATAGTAAATTGAGGTATTCAGCAAATTTGTATTGAATAAGTCGGTAGATTTTTTCATGAAGCTGTAACTTCAATTCATTAGCAGAAATACTCAAAGGGAAATCAATTGCTTCGTTAGCCAAATTGAAGTCCTTATTCATTTGCTCGATTAATTTCAAATATAAGTTTTCGCCTTCTGCTTCAGTAAGTAGTAAATCGGTGTTTTTTGGAACTATAAACATATCTTTAAAATTTCAATAGCAATAGCAATTTTCAATATTGTTATTATGTACAATTTACTTCTTGTTAAATTTCAAATATCAACTTTCAAAGTCAAAATTACTGTTGATTATTGAAATTGAATTACACTTTCCTTCCCATTAAATTCTCTCCAAAAGCTTTCAGCATTTCTTTTTTATCAGCACTAATATTCATTTGATCCAAGGTTTGAAAAGCCTTAAAAGTAAAATCCTGTATCGCTTCTTGTGTTGCTTTTGAAGCACCTGAGCTGTCAAAAAGTTCTTTTACCGTTTTAATTTTTTCAGTATTGTCCTCTGGTTGAATGGAGAACAATCGTCTCAATTCCTTTGCTTCCTCATCTTTTGAAAAAGCAACTGCTTTAAGATACAAATATGTTTTTTTATTTTCAATTATATCACCACCAACTTGTTTTCCAAAGGTTTCAGGATCACCAAAAGCATCTAGAAAATCATCTTGCAACTGGAAAGCCAAACCTAAATTCAGTCCGAAATCATAAATTAAATTTGCATTTTCTTCTGAAGTTTCTGCAATAATCGCTCCCATTTTCATGGCTGCAGCTACCAAAACAGCGGTTTTATATTGAATCATTTTAAGGTATTCTGGAATGGTAACATCATTTCTTTCTTCAAAATCGACATCCCATTGTTGACCCTCACAAACTTCTAGCGCTGTTTTGCTAAATAACTTGGCTAAATCCCGAAAAATAATAGGTTCATATTGTTCAAAATATTGGTACGCTAAAATCAGCATCGCATCACCCGACAAAATTCCGGTGTTGACATTCCATTTCTCGTGAACCGTTTCCTGTCCTCTTCTCAATGGCGCATCATCCATAATGTCATCATGCACTAATGAGAAATTATGAAAGACTTCAACAGCAAGAGCAGCTGGCAACGCTTTTTTATAATCCGCATTAAAAACCTCGGCGCTCATTAAGGTAAGCACAGGACGCATTCTTTTACCTCCAAGATCTAATATATAATGTATGGGTTCATATAGATTTCTAGGCTCTTTGGTTTCATATTGTGATTTCAAATAATCCGAAAGAAACTCTTGATACTGGTAAATAGAATGCATAAATAATTTTTTGGCTAATTTACAGTATTCAATTTGCATTACAAACTCCGATTTACTATCAAATGTTAAATAAATCAAAATACATTGGAAACTATTTTAGTATTCGAAGTTTCCTTATTACTTTTGCAAACGAAAATTTAACATTTACGATTTATTCTATTCTTAAAATAAATTCCAAATACAACGCAACGAATTATGAAAACAAAGTGGACAGTTGACTCCAATCAATCAGATGTTCTTATAAAAATGAGACACTCAATAATTGCTTATTTGGCCGGTTCCATCAATAAATTTAACGGACATATTGATATTGAGGATAATCAGATAGAAGATGCCTCAATAGAATTCTCTTTGAATGTCAATAATAAAGACGCAAAACTAGAGCAAATAGAAACACAATTAGGATTAAATGACCTATTCGATGTTAGGGAATTCCCAATTATTACCTTCAAATCGACCTCATTTGAAAAAATCAACAAAAACATTAATTTTTTAAAAGGAAATCTAACCATCAAGAACATTACAAAAGTGGTAGAACTTGATGCTGAATTCATAGGATTCAATACTTATGATGGAGATCAAAAAGCTGCTTTTGAAATAACAGGACATATAAATCGTAAAGATTTTGGATTAAACTTTACTTCTTTCCATCAAGCCGGCGGGTTAGCTTTAGGGCAAGATATTAAATTTATGGCCAATTTAGAATTAACGGTTTAATTCAAAGATCAAATGTTAAATAAACTTAAAATTTAAGGAAACTATTTTGGTTTTCAAAGTTTCCGAATTACATTTGCACAAATTTTAACCGTTGTAGTATATCAAACGGGACAACAAAAAAGAAAATGAAAGAGAAAATTATAGCTAAAGCAAAGGAGATGTTTTTGAAACTAGGTTTCAAAAGCATTACTATGGATGATATTGCTGGTGAAATGTGTATATCCAAGAAAACGATTTATAAATATTTTGCCAATAAGGAATTGTTGATACACGAGAGCACACAAGTGCTTCACAAGGAAGTTCACGAAATTATTACCGAAATTATTTCTCGAGATTACAACGCAATAGAAGAAAACTTCCAGATCAGAAAAATGTTTGCTGACATGTTCAAATCTACTGATACTTCTCCTATTTATCAGCTAAAAAAACATTATCCAGAAGTGTATGAAACCGTTTTAGAATACCAAGTTCAAGAATGTGAAAGCTGTTTCAAACAAAATATTGAAAAAGGAATTGCTCAAGGCTTGTACAGAAAAGACATCAATATCGAGGTTTATGTTAAACTTTATTATGCTTTGATTTTTACTATTAATGAAAATACACGCTCCGAAAGAGAAGCTGCTGCCTTAGAAATGGAAGCACTGGAATACCACACCCGAGCAATGGCTACAGCCAAAGGGATTGCCGAATTAGAAAAAAACTTACTTAACCCAATTACTTAAACAATGAAAAAAATCATCATACTATTAACCCTAACATTTGCACTTGGCGCTACTGCACAAGAAGTCAAATCGCTTACGCTGAAAGAAGCCATCAACTTCGCTTTAGAAAATAAAGCCGACGCTAAAAAAGCAAAACTAAAAGTAGAAAACAGTGAATATCAAATTCAGGAGGTACGTTCCAGAGCTTTACCGCAAATTTCTGCCAACGGTAATTTGACTTACAACCCTGTAATACAAACCACTGTAATTGATGGAGCAGGATTTGGACAACCAGGAACAACCATTCAGGCAGCTTTTGGTCAAAAATGGGTTTCAACGGCAGGTGTTTCTTTGACACAAGCACTATTCGACCAAACCGTTTTTACCGGTTTGAAAGCAGCAAAATCTACTAGGGAGTTTTACCAAATCAACGAACAATTAACCGAAGAACAAGTAATTGAACGCGTGGCCAATAATTATTATCAGGTTTATGTTCAAAGACAAAAACTGAGTGTTATTGACAGTATGTATAAAAATACCACTAAAGTAAAAGACATCATTAAAGGTCAGTATGATAATGGTCTAGCCAAAAAAATTGATTTAGATCGAACTTTAGTAAGGATTTCAAACATCAATACACAGCGTCAACAAGTTTTGAATGCAGTTCAAATTCAAGAAAACGCATTGAAATTTTACATGGGAATGCCAATAGAAACTCAAATCGAAATTCCACAAACGGCATTTGAAGTGAGCCCACAATCATTATCAGAAGTTCCAAATACGGCAAACAGAACAGAATATTTACTTTTGAAAAAACAAGAACAGCTTTTATTTTATCAAAAAAAGGCTGTTGAGGCGGGTTATTACCCAACATTATCTTTGAGCGCAGGATACAATTACATTGGTCAAGGTCCAAAAATGCCTATTGGTGGAAAACCATCTGACGGTGTGTATTGGTCAGATTTCTCTTCTATCGGTTTGAATTTAAAAGTGCCCATTTTTACTGGATTTGGAACTCGTGCCAAAGTAAGACAAGCCGATATTGATTTGAGAACTATAAAAGAAGACATCAACGATACCAAATTATCTCTTGATCTGGCTTTCGCCAATGCAAAAACGCAAATTGACAACAGTCTAACCACAATCAACAATCAAAGAGAAAATGCGCAGTTAGCCAAAGAAGTTTTAGAAAACACTAGAAACAATTATGTACAAGGTTTAGCCTCATTAACTGATTTACTAGATGCAGAAAACTCATTGACCGAAGCACAAAACAACTATACATCTGCAATTCTAGACTACAAATTAGCAGAAATACAATTAATCAAATCAAAAGGCGAATTAAAAACACTTATAAATAACTAATAAAAATGAAAAAAAATATACTAATCATAGTCGCAATCGTAGCATCTTTAGCCGGTATCGCATACGTCTTAATGAATAACAAAAAAGAAAACGAAGCAAAAACAGCAATTGTAGCAGAGAAAAATGCCAGTGTTTCGGTAAAAGTTGCAACGGTAAAAATCGAAGAAGTTTCTCTTGATTTTTCTGCCAATGGAAATTTTGCACCATTACAAGAATTAAGTTTTTCTGCAGAAAAACCAGGAAGAGTGGTTCGTGTTTTAGTTGAAGAAGGAGACCGTGTAAGAATAGGACAAACTTTAGCGATTGTAAGAAGCGAACAAATTACGGCTGACTTACAAACTGCACAAGCTTCGTATCAAAATGCATTGACGGATTATGGTCGTTTTGAAAATGCATTCAAAACTGGTGGTGTGACAAAGCAACAATTAGACCAGGCCAAATTGAATTTAGTAACTTCAAAATCAAGATTACAACAAGCAAAAGTTAATATTGGCGATACTAATATAAAAGCTACCATAAACGGAATTGTAAATAAAAAATATATTGAGCCGGGATCAGTTCTTGGTGCTGCAACGCAAATGTTTGACATTGTAAATGTTTCAAAATTGAAGTTGAAAGTAAACGTTAACGAAAATCAAGTTGCAGGTTTAAAAGTAGGCAATACAATTACCGTAAAAGCAAGTGTGTATCCTGATGCTACATTCTCTGGAAAAATTACCTTCATCGCGCCAAAAGCAGATGCAAGTTTGAACTTTCCAGTAGAAATAGAAATTTCTAATAACGCTTCAAATGATTTGAAAGCCGGAATGTACGGAACTGCTGAATTTGCTTCAAACCAACAAAAACAATCGTTGATGATTGTTCCTAGAAATGCTTTTGTAGGAAGTGTGAGCAGCAACGAAATATTTGTAATCGAAAATGGAACTGCTAAACTGAAAACGGTCACTGCAGGAAGAATCCTTGGTGATAAAGTAGAAATTTTAAATGGACTTTCTGATGGTGAAACTGTAATTGTTACAGGTCAAATCAATCTTCAAGACGGATCTAAAGTAGATGTTATTAAATAAGTCGTAAAGTCGTAAAGAAACAGCTCAGAGCCTAAAGCAATATAAAACATGAAATTAGCAGAAATATCCATAAAACGTCCTTCATTAGTTATCGTATTATTTACGATTCTAACATTAGGAGGACTGTTCAGTTACAGTAATTTAGGTTACGAATTGATTCCGAAATTTGAAACAAACGTGATTTCAATTTCAACTGTATATCCCGGTGCATCTCCTAGTGAGGTGGAAAACACCGTTACTAAAAAGATCGAAGACGCAATTTCGTCCCTCGAAAACATCAAAAAAATTGACTCGAAATCTTTTGAAAGTTTATCATCGGTTGCGATAACATTGACATCAACCGCTGATGTTAATATTTCTATGAACGATGCGCAACGAAAGATAAATGCCATTATCAATGACTTGCCAGATGATGCACAAGCGCCTTCGTTAAACAAGTTTTCTTTGAGTGATTTACCAATCATGACCATTGGTGCCAACGGAAAAATGGACGAAGTAGCATTTTATGACTTAGTTGATAAAAAATTAGCGCCCGTACTATCACGTGTACAAGGAGTTGCACAAGTAAACATCACTGGTGGACAAGAACGTGAGATTCAGGTCAATCTTGATGCCGTAAAAATGCAAGCCTACGGACTCTCAGTTCCTCAGGTGCAACAAAACATTCTATCTTCGAACTTAGATTTTCCAACA
Proteins encoded:
- a CDS encoding efflux RND transporter periplasmic adaptor subunit, which translates into the protein MKKNILIIVAIVASLAGIAYVLMNNKKENEAKTAIVAEKNASVSVKVATVKIEEVSLDFSANGNFAPLQELSFSAEKPGRVVRVLVEEGDRVRIGQTLAIVRSEQITADLQTAQASYQNALTDYGRFENAFKTGGVTKQQLDQAKLNLVTSKSRLQQAKVNIGDTNIKATINGIVNKKYIEPGSVLGAATQMFDIVNVSKLKLKVNVNENQVAGLKVGNTITVKASVYPDATFSGKITFIAPKADASLNFPVEIEISNNASNDLKAGMYGTAEFASNQQKQSLMIVPRNAFVGSVSSNEIFVIENGTAKLKTVTAGRILGDKVEILNGLSDGETVIVTGQINLQDGSKVDVIK